The following coding sequences lie in one Sedimentibacter sp. MB35-C1 genomic window:
- the rpsK gene encoding 30S ribosomal protein S11: MAAKKQQKVTRVRKRERKNIEKGQAHIKSTFNNTLVTLTDLQGNAISWASSGQLGFKGSRKSTPYAASMVAEEAAKKAMEHGLKTVEVYVKGPGSGREAAIRSLQAAGLEVNLIKDVTPIPHNGCRPPKRRRV; this comes from the coding sequence GTGGCAGCTAAAAAACAACAAAAAGTTACAAGAGTAAGAAAAAGAGAACGTAAAAACATTGAAAAAGGCCAGGCACATATTAAGTCAACCTTTAACAACACACTTGTAACTCTTACCGATTTGCAGGGAAATGCTATTTCTTGGGCAAGTTCAGGTCAATTAGGATTTAAGGGTTCAAGAAAATCTACTCCATATGCTGCTTCTATGGTAGCTGAAGAAGCTGCAAAAAAAGCTATGGAACATGGTTTAAAGACTGTAGAAGTATATGTTAAAGGACCGGGCTCAGGAAGAGAGGCTGCAATCAGATCATTACAGGCAGCCGGACTGGAAGTAAATTTAATTAAAGACGTTACTCCGATACCACACAACGGTTGCAGACCGCCAAAACGTAGAAGAGTATAA
- the rpsM gene encoding 30S ribosomal protein S13, giving the protein MARIAGVDLPRDKRVEVGLTYIFGIGRATSNKILKTTGINPGTRIKDLTEDEVQQLRTEIDKCPVEGDLRREVALNIKRLKEINCYRGMRHKRGLPVRGQNTKNNSRTRKGPKRVSGKKSKK; this is encoded by the coding sequence ATGGCCAGAATAGCAGGTGTTGACTTACCAAGAGATAAAAGAGTCGAAGTTGGTTTGACTTATATATTTGGAATTGGAAGAGCAACTTCTAACAAAATTTTAAAAACTACAGGAATTAATCCTGGTACAAGAATTAAAGACCTGACAGAAGATGAAGTACAGCAGTTGAGAACTGAGATTGACAAGTGCCCTGTAGAAGGTGACTTAAGAAGAGAAGTAGCATTGAACATAAAAAGATTAAAAGAAATCAACTGCTACAGAGGAATGAGACACAAAAGAGGATTGCCTGTAAGAGGACAGAATACAAAGAACAACTCTAGAACTAGAAAAGGTCCTAAGAGAGTTTCAGGAAAAAAATCTAAAAAATAA
- the rpmJ gene encoding 50S ribosomal protein L36 → MKVRPSVKPICEKCKIIRRKGKVMVICENPKHKQKQG, encoded by the coding sequence ATGAAAGTAAGACCATCAGTAAAACCAATTTGTGAAAAATGCAAAATTATCAGGCGTAAAGGAAAAGTAATGGTAATTTGCGAAAACCCAAAGCACAAACAAAAACAAGGTTAA
- the infA gene encoding translation initiation factor IF-1 — MSKKDVIEVEGKVLEALPNAMFKVELQNGHQILAHISGKLRMNYIRILPGDSVAVELSPYDLTRGRITWRKK; from the coding sequence ATGTCCAAGAAAGATGTAATAGAAGTCGAAGGGAAAGTCCTGGAAGCACTTCCTAATGCTATGTTCAAAGTTGAGCTTCAAAATGGGCACCAGATTTTAGCGCATATTTCTGGAAAACTGAGAATGAACTATATCAGAATTCTTCCGGGTGATTCCGTAGCTGTTGAATTATCGCCATATGATTTGACAAGAGGAAGAATAACCTGGAGGAAAAAGTAA
- a CDS encoding KOW domain-containing RNA-binding protein, translated as MESTTDLKIGQIVKSKAGRDKDRVFIISMILDEQYVLVCNGELRKLSSPKKKKVKHLVIYNTVCTEFAEKLQRNENPDDAYVRRLLEPYKNNVSKEMEVE; from the coding sequence TTGGAATCAACAACAGATTTGAAAATTGGTCAGATAGTTAAATCAAAAGCCGGCAGAGATAAAGACAGAGTCTTTATTATAAGCATGATTTTGGATGAACAATATGTTCTAGTATGTAATGGAGAACTTAGGAAGCTAAGCTCCCCTAAAAAAAAGAAAGTGAAGCATTTAGTGATTTATAATACAGTATGTACAGAATTTGCAGAAAAGTTACAAAGAAATGAAAATCCAGACGATGCATATGTAAGAAGGCTTTTGGAGCCTTATAAAAATAATGTATCTAAAGAAATGGAGGTTGAGTGA
- the map gene encoding type I methionyl aminopeptidase, translating into MIILKTKREIQVMRKAGRLVAQSHELVRKHIKPGITTMELDQLVEEFLKSQNAIPTFKGYGGFPFSICASVNDEVVHGFPSDRKLVEGDIISVDIGATFEGYVGDSAKTFYVGEVEDEKKRLVEATKQSFYEGIKFAKTAYRLSDISHAIQQYAESQGFSVVRDYVGHGVGKNMHESPQIPNFGKPGKGPRLQEGMVLAIEPMINAGTYNVKVLGNDWTVVTVDGRPSAHYEHTVAITDGEPELLTVL; encoded by the coding sequence ATGATTATCCTCAAGACTAAAAGAGAAATACAAGTAATGAGAAAGGCCGGAAGGTTAGTTGCACAGTCACATGAACTTGTGAGAAAGCATATTAAACCCGGCATTACTACAATGGAACTTGACCAATTGGTTGAAGAATTTCTGAAATCTCAAAATGCAATACCTACTTTTAAAGGTTATGGCGGATTTCCGTTTTCAATATGTGCTTCTGTAAATGATGAGGTTGTTCACGGATTTCCTTCAGACAGGAAGCTTGTTGAAGGAGATATTATAAGCGTAGATATAGGTGCAACCTTTGAAGGATACGTGGGAGACAGTGCAAAGACATTTTATGTAGGAGAAGTCGAAGACGAAAAAAAACGACTCGTAGAAGCAACAAAACAAAGCTTTTATGAAGGAATAAAGTTTGCAAAAACAGCATACAGGTTGTCTGACATATCACATGCAATACAGCAGTATGCAGAAAGTCAAGGCTTTTCGGTAGTAAGAGACTATGTGGGGCACGGAGTTGGTAAGAATATGCATGAATCACCGCAGATACCTAACTTTGGAAAGCCCGGCAAGGGACCGCGGCTGCAAGAAGGAATGGTCCTTGCCATTGAGCCTATGATCAATGCAGGAACATATAATGTTAAGGTACTTGGCAACGACTGGACCGTAGTGACCGTTGATGGGAGACCATCGGCTCACTATGAGCACACGGTTGCGATTACCGATGGAGAACCGGAATTATTAACCGTATTATAG
- a CDS encoding adenylate kinase codes for MRAILLGPPGAGKGTQADTIVKEFSIPHISTGDIFRKNIKEGTVLGKKAKEYMDKGLLVPDELTVELVKDRLQQDDCENGFLLDGFPRTIVQADALEDALASMNQKLDYVVNIEVRKELLVERAVGRRVCKDCGQTYHMTFNRPKKEGICDKCNGELLQRKDDVEETVAKRINVYLEQTQPLINYYTQKGIVINIDGEKPIAEVSKEIVAKMGNK; via the coding sequence ATGAGAGCAATTTTATTGGGACCGCCGGGAGCCGGTAAAGGAACCCAAGCGGATACAATTGTAAAGGAATTTTCAATACCACACATTTCTACGGGAGATATATTCCGTAAGAATATAAAAGAGGGAACTGTTCTGGGGAAAAAAGCTAAGGAATACATGGATAAAGGGTTGCTTGTTCCAGATGAATTAACAGTTGAATTAGTTAAAGACAGACTTCAGCAGGATGACTGTGAGAACGGATTTCTTTTGGACGGTTTTCCTAGAACAATTGTCCAGGCAGATGCCCTTGAAGATGCTTTAGCAAGCATGAATCAAAAATTAGACTATGTTGTTAACATAGAAGTAAGAAAGGAACTTCTTGTTGAACGTGCTGTTGGAAGAAGAGTGTGCAAAGACTGTGGTCAGACATATCACATGACATTCAACAGACCGAAAAAAGAAGGAATTTGCGACAAATGTAACGGTGAACTTCTTCAGAGAAAAGATGATGTTGAAGAAACAGTTGCAAAGAGAATCAATGTTTACCTAGAGCAGACACAACCGCTTATAAATTATTATACTCAAAAGGGCATAGTAATAAATATAGATGGAGAAAAGCCAATAGCTGAGGTCAGCAAAGAAATTGTTGCGAAAATGGGGAATAAGTAA
- the secY gene encoding preprotein translocase subunit SecY, with amino-acid sequence MLETLKNAWKIPDLRKRMTFTFLMLVVYRLGAVIPVPGIDRAVVSNMFSGSAGGLLDFFDMMSGGAFKDFTIFALNIYPYITASIILQLLAIAIPKLEEMFKREDGKKKMGQWTRYITVVLALIQATAYSVGFFNQAIIDQSFLSIVSVIIVLTAGTAFLMWLGELITDRGIGNGISLIIMIGIISRYPSDVGRVIFQAQNGAVSIVEIILFLVFAFIIVVGVIAIQQGERRVPVQYAKRVVGRKMYGGQSTHIPMKVLMAGVMPVIFASTLLAIPQTLAFFIPSMAGGVEKYFSTAQSPGIYVYTLLNILLIIFFTYFYTAVQFNPFEYSNTLKENGGFIPGIRPGRPTAEYLNRVLNRITIAGAVALAVIATIPTLILSFTDLNIYFGGTSLLIVTGVALETMKQVEAQMLMRHYKGFLK; translated from the coding sequence TTGTTAGAAACTTTGAAAAATGCATGGAAAATACCTGATTTAAGAAAAAGAATGACATTCACATTTTTGATGTTAGTTGTATACAGACTCGGAGCTGTGATACCTGTTCCGGGTATAGATAGAGCTGTAGTAAGTAACATGTTTTCAGGCAGTGCAGGGGGCTTGTTGGACTTCTTTGATATGATGTCCGGCGGAGCTTTCAAAGATTTTACAATATTTGCTTTAAATATTTATCCGTATATTACGGCTTCAATTATTCTTCAACTTTTAGCAATTGCTATTCCTAAGCTTGAAGAAATGTTTAAGCGTGAGGACGGAAAAAAGAAAATGGGTCAATGGACCAGGTATATAACTGTTGTCCTTGCTTTGATTCAAGCAACTGCATACAGTGTTGGATTTTTTAATCAAGCCATCATTGATCAGAGCTTTTTATCAATTGTGTCTGTTATAATAGTGCTTACGGCAGGTACGGCATTTCTGATGTGGCTTGGAGAGCTGATTACTGATAGAGGTATAGGCAATGGTATATCACTGATTATTATGATCGGTATTATATCAAGATACCCGTCAGATGTAGGAAGAGTAATTTTTCAGGCTCAAAACGGTGCAGTAAGTATTGTTGAAATTATATTGTTCCTGGTATTTGCGTTTATAATCGTTGTTGGAGTTATTGCTATCCAGCAAGGTGAACGAAGAGTGCCGGTTCAATATGCAAAAAGAGTTGTCGGAAGAAAAATGTATGGCGGACAAAGCACACATATTCCGATGAAGGTATTAATGGCAGGAGTTATGCCTGTAATATTTGCTTCAACACTCTTAGCTATACCGCAGACATTGGCGTTTTTCATCCCAAGTATGGCTGGTGGAGTTGAAAAATATTTTTCAACTGCTCAGAGCCCGGGGATATATGTATATACATTGTTAAATATTTTGCTTATAATATTCTTTACGTATTTCTATACAGCAGTACAGTTCAATCCGTTTGAATACTCTAATACTTTGAAGGAAAACGGAGGATTTATACCTGGTATCAGGCCGGGAAGACCTACTGCAGAATATTTAAACAGAGTGTTAAACAGAATTACAATTGCTGGCGCAGTGGCACTTGCAGTTATTGCTACAATACCAACTTTGATATTGTCATTTACGGATTTAAACATTTATTTTGGAGGAACTTCATTGCTGATCGTAACAGGTGTTGCACTTGAAACTATGAAGCAGGTTGAAGCTCAAATGTTAATGAGACACTACAAAGGATTTTTGAAGTAA
- the rplO gene encoding 50S ribosomal protein L15 — protein MKLHELKPNPGSTKNRKRLGRGTATGQGKTAGRGMNGQKSRSGGGVRPGFEGGQMPLYRRLPKRGFTNIFGTQYAEVNVETFNRFEDGVEITPELLKSEGIIKKQLDGIKVLGDGELKKKLTVKAHKFSKTAVEKIEAAGGKAEVI, from the coding sequence ATGAAACTTCATGAATTAAAACCTAATCCTGGTAGTACGAAGAACAGGAAGAGATTAGGAAGAGGTACAGCCACAGGACAAGGAAAAACTGCCGGAAGAGGTATGAACGGTCAGAAATCTCGTTCAGGCGGTGGAGTAAGACCAGGATTTGAAGGCGGACAGATGCCTCTTTACAGGAGACTTCCAAAAAGAGGATTTACAAATATTTTTGGAACTCAATACGCTGAGGTTAATGTTGAAACATTTAATAGATTCGAAGATGGAGTAGAAATAACTCCGGAACTTCTTAAATCAGAAGGTATCATTAAAAAACAACTTGACGGAATAAAGGTGCTTGGTGATGGTGAACTTAAAAAGAAACTAACTGTTAAGGCTCATAAATTCAGCAAAACAGCGGTAGAAAAGATAGAAGCTGCTGGTGGAAAAGCTGAGGTGATCTAG
- the rpmD gene encoding 50S ribosomal protein L30 yields the protein MAKIKIKQIRSINSRTPNQIKNMEALGLRKIGQVVEKEDTPQIRGMIKKVEHMVEVVE from the coding sequence ATGGCAAAGATAAAAATAAAACAAATCAGAAGCATCAATTCTAGAACACCTAATCAGATAAAGAATATGGAAGCTTTGGGTTTGAGAAAAATAGGCCAAGTGGTTGAAAAAGAAGATACACCTCAAATCAGAGGAATGATCAAAAAAGTAGAGCACATGGTAGAGGTTGTAGAATAA
- the rpsE gene encoding 30S ribosomal protein S5, whose translation MEQRGRIDASQLDVKEKVISINRVTKVVKGGRNFRFSVLVVVGDENGHVGIGMAKAIEIPDAIRKAIQDAKKNMIEVPLINTTVPHEIIGRYGAGRVLVKPAKEGTGIIAGGPVRAVLELAGVRDIRTKSLGSSNPRNVVNATIEALKLLKKPEDVAKVRGKSVEEILG comes from the coding sequence ATGGAACAACGTGGACGTATAGATGCAAGCCAACTGGACGTTAAAGAAAAAGTTATCAGTATCAACCGTGTTACAAAGGTTGTTAAGGGCGGTAGAAACTTTAGATTTTCTGTCTTAGTTGTAGTTGGTGATGAGAATGGTCATGTTGGAATTGGAATGGCAAAAGCTATCGAAATTCCGGACGCGATCAGAAAAGCCATCCAAGATGCTAAAAAGAATATGATTGAAGTGCCACTGATTAACACAACAGTGCCACATGAAATAATTGGCAGATACGGCGCAGGCAGAGTTCTTGTTAAACCAGCTAAAGAAGGTACAGGAATTATAGCCGGCGGACCTGTTCGTGCAGTGTTAGAATTAGCTGGAGTTAGGGATATAAGGACAAAATCATTAGGATCAAGTAATCCTAGAAACGTAGTAAATGCAACAATTGAAGCCTTAAAACTTCTAAAAAAGCCTGAAGATGTAGCTAAAGTCAGAGGTAAATCAGTAGAAGAAATACTAGGTTAA
- the rplR gene encoding 50S ribosomal protein L18, with the protein MLKKIDKNQKRKERHYSIRNKIVGTPERPRLNIFKSSKHIYAQVIDDATGTTLACASTLDKELQGQTAELTKSEAAKLVGKTVGERAKNKGINTVIFDRGGYLYHGRVKLLADGARESGLEF; encoded by the coding sequence GTGCTTAAAAAAATTGATAAAAATCAAAAAAGAAAAGAAAGACACTATAGTATTAGAAACAAAATCGTAGGAACTCCTGAGAGACCAAGATTAAATATATTTAAAAGCTCTAAGCACATATACGCTCAAGTAATTGATGATGCTACTGGAACAACTCTTGCTTGCGCATCTACATTAGATAAAGAACTGCAAGGACAAACAGCAGAACTTACTAAGTCAGAAGCAGCTAAATTGGTAGGCAAGACAGTAGGAGAAAGAGCGAAAAACAAAGGTATAAATACAGTAATTTTCGATAGAGGCGGATATTTATATCACGGAAGAGTAAAATTACTCGCAGATGGAGCAAGAGAAAGCGGACTTGAATTTTAA
- the rplF gene encoding 50S ribosomal protein L6 produces MSRIGIKPVNIPANVEVSIDKNNYAVVKGPKGQIEQQLPKEITIEVEGSIINVSRPNDEKRNRSLHGLTRTLVNNMVVGVTDGFSKSLEIVGVGYRAQKQGNKLVLNLGFSHPVEMEDPNGIETAVEGTNKIIVKGIDKQQVGNYAAVIRDWRRPEPYKGKGIKYSNEVVRRKAGKTGK; encoded by the coding sequence ATGTCAAGAATAGGTATTAAACCTGTAAATATACCTGCTAATGTAGAAGTATCAATTGATAAGAACAATTATGCAGTTGTTAAAGGGCCAAAGGGACAAATTGAACAACAGCTTCCAAAAGAAATAACAATTGAAGTTGAAGGTTCAATAATCAACGTTTCAAGACCAAATGATGAAAAGCGAAACAGGTCACTTCACGGACTTACAAGAACGCTCGTAAACAACATGGTAGTTGGTGTTACTGACGGATTTTCTAAGTCACTTGAAATAGTAGGTGTTGGATATAGAGCACAAAAACAAGGAAATAAATTAGTATTAAACTTAGGTTTTTCACATCCTGTTGAAATGGAAGATCCAAACGGAATTGAGACAGCAGTTGAAGGAACTAATAAAATAATAGTAAAAGGTATAGATAAGCAGCAAGTAGGAAATTATGCAGCTGTAATCAGAGACTGGAGAAGACCTGAACCATACAAGGGTAAGGGTATTAAATACTCTAACGAAGTTGTTAGACGTAAAGCAGGTAAAACTGGTAAATAA
- the rpsH gene encoding 30S ribosomal protein S8, producing the protein MVMTDPIADMLTRIRNANHSKHEFVDIPASKIKKEIANILLEEGYIKGFDVIDDGKQGIIRAELKYQQNKERVITGIKRISKPGLRVYVGKDETPKVLGGLGIAILSTSQGIVTDKKARTQGVGGEVICYVW; encoded by the coding sequence ATGGTAATGACAGATCCTATCGCAGATATGTTAACGAGAATAAGAAATGCTAATCATTCAAAACATGAATTTGTTGATATTCCGGCTTCTAAAATAAAGAAGGAAATAGCTAACATATTATTAGAAGAAGGATATATTAAGGGTTTTGATGTTATAGATGACGGTAAACAAGGTATTATAAGAGCTGAACTTAAATACCAGCAGAACAAAGAAAGAGTTATAACAGGCATTAAGAGAATTTCAAAACCAGGACTTAGAGTTTATGTTGGAAAAGATGAAACTCCTAAGGTTTTAGGCGGCTTGGGTATAGCTATACTTTCAACTTCACAAGGAATTGTGACTGATAAAAAAGCAAGAACACAGGGTGTTGGCGGAGAAGTAATCTGCTACGTATGGTAA
- a CDS encoding type Z 30S ribosomal protein S14, whose translation MAKTSLKVKQQRKQKFSTREYTRCKICGRPHAYLRKFGICRICFRELAYKGQIPGVKKASW comes from the coding sequence ATGGCAAAGACATCTCTAAAAGTTAAACAACAGAGAAAACAAAAATTCTCAACGAGAGAATATACAAGATGCAAAATTTGTGGAAGACCTCATGCTTATTTAAGGAAATTCGGTATATGCCGTATATGCTTTAGAGAACTGGCTTACAAAGGTCAGATACCTGGCGTTAAAAAAGCTAGTTGGTAA
- the rplE gene encoding 50S ribosomal protein L5 yields the protein MARLKATYNEQVVPALIEKFQYKSIMQAPKIEKIVINMGVGEAKENQKFLDNAVEELTVIAGQKPVVTKARKSISNFKVREGMAVGCKVTLRGNHMYEFFDKLVNIALPRVRDFRGVSKSSFDGRGNYALGIKEQLIFPEINYDKIDKLRGMDIIITTTANTDEEARELLKLMGMPFSK from the coding sequence ATGGCTAGATTAAAAGCGACATATAATGAACAAGTAGTGCCGGCGCTGATAGAAAAATTTCAGTATAAAAGCATTATGCAGGCACCTAAAATAGAAAAGATAGTTATTAATATGGGCGTGGGCGAAGCTAAGGAAAATCAAAAATTCTTAGACAACGCTGTTGAAGAATTGACGGTGATAGCAGGCCAGAAGCCTGTTGTTACTAAGGCTAGAAAATCAATTTCAAACTTTAAGGTTAGAGAAGGTATGGCGGTAGGTTGCAAGGTTACGCTGAGAGGAAATCATATGTATGAATTCTTTGATAAACTTGTAAACATAGCATTGCCAAGAGTAAGAGACTTTAGAGGCGTTTCAAAATCATCTTTTGACGGAAGAGGAAACTATGCTTTAGGAATTAAAGAGCAATTGATATTTCCGGAAATAAATTACGATAAAATTGATAAATTAAGAGGTATGGACATAATCATAACAACCACAGCTAACACTGATGAAGAAGCACGTGAGCTTTTGAAATTAATGGGAATGCCTTTTAGTAAGTAA
- the rplX gene encoding 50S ribosomal protein L24: MHVKKGDKVVVISGSDKGKIGKVLTSLPKQNRVIVEGVRMVTKHQKATNQMQQAGILHQEGAINASNVMIYCEKCKSGVRTEVKIENGKKVRACKKCGSVL; the protein is encoded by the coding sequence ATGCACGTAAAAAAAGGCGATAAAGTTGTAGTTATATCAGGCAGTGACAAAGGCAAAATAGGCAAGGTACTCACTAGCTTACCAAAGCAGAACAGAGTCATTGTTGAAGGTGTAAGAATGGTTACAAAGCATCAAAAGGCTACTAACCAAATGCAGCAGGCAGGCATATTGCACCAAGAAGGCGCTATTAATGCTTCAAATGTTATGATATACTGTGAAAAATGCAAATCAGGCGTTAGAACTGAAGTTAAAATAGAAAACGGAAAAAAAGTAAGAGCATGCAAAAAGTGCGGTTCAGTTTTATAA
- the rplN gene encoding 50S ribosomal protein L14 yields MIQNESRLRVADNSGAKEVLVIRVMGGSIRKYGNIGDIVVCAVKSATPGGVVKKGDVVKAVIVRTKKGVRRQDGTYIRFDENAAVIVKEDKTPVGTRIFGPVTRELRDGKFMKIISLAPEVL; encoded by the coding sequence ATGATACAAAATGAGTCAAGATTAAGAGTCGCAGATAATTCTGGAGCTAAGGAAGTTCTTGTAATAAGAGTAATGGGCGGTTCAATAAGAAAATACGGTAATATTGGCGATATAGTTGTATGTGCGGTTAAATCTGCAACACCTGGAGGAGTTGTTAAGAAGGGTGATGTAGTTAAGGCTGTTATCGTAAGAACAAAAAAAGGTGTCAGAAGACAAGACGGTACGTATATTAGATTTGATGAAAATGCGGCGGTTATAGTAAAAGAAGATAAGACACCTGTCGGAACTCGTATATTTGGACCTGTAACAAGAGAATTAAGAGATGGAAAGTTTATGAAGATTATCTCGCTGGCACCGGAAGTACTTTAA
- the rpsQ gene encoding 30S ribosomal protein S17 encodes MERGNRKVRIGKVVSDKMDKTVVVATEKLVAHPLYKKQIKMTKKYKAHDEENKCKVGDIVKIMETRPLSKEKCWRLVEILEEAK; translated from the coding sequence TTGGAAAGAGGCAACAGAAAAGTAAGAATTGGAAAAGTAGTAAGTGATAAAATGGATAAAACAGTCGTAGTTGCTACTGAAAAGCTTGTAGCACATCCTCTTTATAAGAAACAGATTAAGATGACTAAGAAATACAAAGCACATGATGAAGAGAACAAGTGCAAAGTTGGAGATATAGTTAAAATAATGGAAACCAGACCATTATCAAAAGAAAAATGCTGGAGATTAGTTGAAATATTAGAGGAAGCTAAATAA
- the rpmC gene encoding 50S ribosomal protein L29 yields the protein MKANELRNKSVEELNKSVLDLKTELFNLRFQLATGELDNPMRIKKVKKDIARVKTVLRERELNINAQ from the coding sequence ATGAAAGCTAATGAATTAAGAAATAAGTCAGTTGAAGAGTTGAACAAGTCGGTATTAGATTTAAAAACAGAACTTTTCAATTTAAGATTTCAACTTGCAACCGGAGAGCTTGACAATCCGATGAGAATAAAGAAGGTCAAGAAAGATATTGCGCGTGTTAAAACAGTTCTTAGAGAACGTGAATTAAACATTAATGCGCAGTAA
- the rplP gene encoding 50S ribosomal protein L16, with translation MLMPKRVKRRKQQRGRMTGVATRGNKVTYGDYGLQALEPAWITSNQIEAARRAMTRSVKRGGQIWIKIFPDKPVTKKPAETRMGKGKGSPEYWVAVVKPGRVLFEMSGVAEEVAREAMRLAMHKLPIKCKFVTKDQASEKDGEANES, from the coding sequence ATGTTAATGCCTAAAAGAGTAAAACGCCGTAAACAACAAAGAGGAAGAATGACCGGTGTTGCAACGAGAGGCAACAAGGTTACTTACGGCGACTACGGACTACAAGCATTAGAACCAGCTTGGATTACATCAAACCAAATAGAAGCTGCCAGAAGAGCTATGACTAGATCGGTTAAGAGAGGCGGTCAAATTTGGATTAAAATATTCCCAGATAAACCAGTAACTAAAAAACCAGCCGAAACTCGTATGGGTAAAGGAAAGGGATCACCTGAATACTGGGTAGCAGTAGTTAAACCTGGCAGAGTATTATTCGAAATGTCAGGAGTTGCTGAAGAAGTAGCTAGAGAAGCAATGAGACTTGCCATGCATAAATTGCCTATCAAATGCAAATTTGTTACCAAAGATCAGGCATCAGAAAAGGATGGTGAAGCAAATGAAAGCTAA
- the rpsC gene encoding 30S ribosomal protein S3, translated as MGQKVNPHGLRVGIINDWDSKWYADKKSFGENLAEDYKIREFIISTMNQAGIAKIEIERFASRIKVSVFTAKPGMIIGKGGSGVDSLKTNIEKMTGKTVIINVEEIKVPELNAQLVAENIASQIEKRISFRRAMKQSMQRTMKLGAKGIKTSVSGRLNGADMARTEGYSDGKIPLQTLRADISYGFAEANTTFGKIGVKVWICRGEVLRKKGQLLSDNREPVKAMNDNRDNKRKRRSNNNFKRERDRK; from the coding sequence ATGGGTCAGAAGGTAAACCCTCATGGACTTAGAGTTGGTATAATCAATGATTGGGATTCTAAATGGTATGCTGACAAAAAGAGTTTCGGCGAAAATTTAGCTGAAGACTACAAGATTCGTGAGTTTATAATAAGCACAATGAATCAGGCAGGAATAGCAAAGATTGAAATCGAAAGATTTGCCAGCAGAATTAAGGTAAGTGTGTTCACAGCAAAACCAGGTATGATAATTGGTAAAGGCGGTTCTGGTGTTGACAGCTTAAAAACTAATATAGAAAAAATGACAGGTAAGACTGTTATAATTAATGTAGAAGAAATAAAGGTTCCTGAATTAAACGCTCAGTTGGTTGCAGAAAATATAGCAAGCCAGATTGAAAAGCGTATATCTTTCAGAAGAGCTATGAAACAGTCTATGCAAAGAACAATGAAGTTAGGTGCAAAGGGTATTAAAACAAGCGTATCAGGAAGATTGAACGGAGCTGATATGGCTAGAACTGAAGGATATTCAGATGGTAAAATACCTCTTCAAACTTTAAGAGCTGATATAAGCTATGGCTTTGCAGAAGCAAACACAACATTCGGAAAAATAGGTGTTAAGGTTTGGATTTGCAGAGGCGAAGTTCTTAGAAAGAAAGGTCAATTGTTATCAGATAACCGTGAACCAGTAAAAGCTATGAACGATAATAGAGATAACAAGAGAAAAAGAAGATCTAATAATAATTTCAAAAGAGAAAGAGATAGAAAGTAA